One part of the Aurantibacillus circumpalustris genome encodes these proteins:
- a CDS encoding M1 family metallopeptidase, whose product MRSHKLFSALFFLLILTNCNTSKKATVKNEMTSVQLDTISVVTNDHSKRQPYKASNERTNDIIHTKLEVSFDWKLSRMNGRATIQLKPHFYPTSVLYLNARGMEIKKVVVMDINKPIEAKKAEPGADADAVAASMQDDYSITSYTYQNDSLKINLGRRFSSDENYFVIIDYVAKPNELKSAGGSNAITDDKGLYFINPAGENPFKMPQIWTQGETQANSVWFPTIDSPNEKMTQEILMRVDNKYTTLSNGSLISSVKQNDGTRIDHWKLDQPHAPYLAMMAVGEFKKVIDEPWKGKEISYYVDALYEADAKTIFGDTKEMIEFYSNTLGVPYAWPKYSQIVARDYVSGAMENTSATLHGDFMVYQTSREMLDSKRGNSVIAHELFHQWFGDLVTCESWSNLPLNESFATYGEYMWEEYKFGRDAADYHRWLSKQGYLNSTKEVELIRFNYHDKEDMFDAFSYNKGGLILHMLRKLVGDRAFYASLKNYLETNKFKSVEVHNLRLAFEEVTGKDLNRFFNQWFLTKGRPSLKIRKEVNKSLDTLKVTVEQTQDLSKYPLYILPLEVDLYANGGVERKHIVISENKSTFYFKIQGEPQLVNFDAERQLIADIDYPKTQAEYLFQYSSAPLFEDRQEALNGIEEQMQDGVVYALFKQVLEKEKSKPLRHYALQRLEKVSPEKRNEVKSLLIMLYQKEVDNITRAKILGALNRMSVGTVDMIGLNSTALNDKSYAVCAEALTGIAKSDVKMAMEKAILLERESGKELLFVIANLYANNGGDGQVHFFHDALKFINGFDVMGFAGLYTKTARQCKIPENVLTTARDLEMLSNGANKYIKFTMVKGIKDILSSWESKENTVQTKLETAKQEKQSTTELEKELQVVKTTKITLTEIYNRAK is encoded by the coding sequence ATGCGATCACATAAGTTATTTTCTGCTCTTTTTTTCCTCCTTATTTTAACCAATTGCAATACTTCTAAAAAGGCAACTGTTAAGAATGAAATGACTTCTGTTCAGCTAGACACAATTAGTGTTGTAACGAACGACCATTCAAAAAGGCAACCTTACAAAGCCTCAAATGAAAGGACGAATGATATTATTCACACGAAACTTGAAGTAAGTTTTGATTGGAAATTGTCGCGAATGAATGGCAGAGCCACTATTCAATTAAAACCACATTTTTATCCTACAAGTGTTTTGTATTTAAACGCTAGAGGCATGGAAATAAAAAAAGTTGTGGTTATGGATATAAATAAACCGATTGAAGCAAAAAAAGCAGAACCGGGAGCCGATGCCGACGCTGTTGCAGCCTCAATGCAAGATGACTACAGCATCACCTCATACACTTATCAAAATGATTCTTTAAAAATTAATTTAGGAAGAAGGTTTAGTTCTGATGAAAATTACTTTGTCATTATTGATTATGTTGCAAAACCTAATGAACTAAAAAGTGCTGGTGGAAGTAATGCCATTACTGATGACAAGGGATTGTATTTTATTAATCCAGCTGGTGAAAATCCCTTTAAAATGCCACAGATATGGACGCAAGGTGAAACACAAGCTAACTCTGTATGGTTTCCAACAATAGATAGTCCTAATGAAAAAATGACTCAAGAGATTTTGATGCGCGTGGATAATAAATACACAACCCTATCAAATGGCTCCTTAATTAGTTCGGTAAAACAAAATGATGGAACGCGCATTGATCATTGGAAATTGGACCAACCTCACGCTCCATACCTTGCAATGATGGCGGTTGGAGAATTTAAAAAAGTAATTGATGAACCTTGGAAGGGAAAAGAAATAAGTTATTATGTTGATGCTTTATATGAGGCGGATGCAAAAACAATTTTTGGTGACACAAAAGAAATGATTGAATTTTATTCTAACACCTTAGGGGTTCCATACGCTTGGCCTAAATATTCACAAATTGTTGCGAGAGATTATGTAAGCGGAGCTATGGAAAACACTAGCGCTACTTTACATGGTGATTTTATGGTATATCAAACATCTCGAGAAATGTTAGATTCTAAAAGAGGTAATTCTGTTATTGCTCATGAATTATTTCATCAGTGGTTTGGCGACTTAGTAACATGTGAGAGTTGGAGCAATTTGCCTTTAAATGAAAGCTTTGCAACATATGGTGAATATATGTGGGAAGAATATAAATTTGGAAGAGACGCAGCCGACTACCACCGCTGGTTGAGTAAACAGGGGTATTTAAACTCTACAAAGGAGGTCGAATTAATTCGATTTAACTATCATGATAAAGAAGATATGTTTGATGCCTTTAGTTATAACAAAGGCGGACTCATACTTCACATGCTTCGTAAGTTGGTCGGCGATAGAGCTTTTTACGCATCTCTTAAAAATTATCTTGAAACAAATAAATTTAAATCGGTGGAAGTACACAATCTTCGACTAGCTTTTGAAGAAGTAACCGGCAAAGACCTAAACAGGTTTTTTAACCAATGGTTTTTAACCAAAGGCCGCCCGTCTTTAAAGATTAGAAAAGAGGTAAATAAATCTTTAGACACACTAAAAGTTACAGTGGAACAAACACAAGATCTCAGTAAATACCCCCTTTATATTTTGCCATTAGAAGTTGATTTATATGCAAATGGTGGTGTTGAAAGAAAACATATTGTTATTAGTGAGAATAAAAGCACCTTTTATTTTAAAATTCAAGGGGAACCGCAATTAGTAAACTTCGACGCAGAACGCCAACTCATAGCTGATATCGATTATCCAAAAACTCAAGCGGAGTATCTTTTTCAGTATAGTTCTGCTCCACTTTTTGAAGACAGACAAGAAGCCTTAAATGGTATTGAAGAGCAGATGCAAGACGGCGTTGTTTACGCTTTATTTAAACAAGTTTTAGAAAAAGAAAAATCAAAGCCACTTCGTCATTATGCGTTACAACGATTGGAAAAAGTTAGTCCTGAAAAACGTAACGAAGTAAAATCACTTCTTATAATGTTGTATCAAAAAGAAGTTGACAATATAACTAGAGCTAAAATATTGGGAGCGTTGAATCGAATGTCTGTTGGGACAGTTGATATGATTGGATTAAACAGCACAGCTTTGAATGATAAGTCTTATGCCGTTTGTGCAGAAGCGCTCACTGGCATAGCGAAAAGTGATGTTAAAATGGCAATGGAAAAAGCTATTTTATTAGAAAGAGAAAGCGGAAAAGAATTATTGTTTGTTATTGCTAATCTTTATGCCAATAATGGAGGCGACGGCCAAGTGCATTTTTTTCATGACGCATTAAAATTCATCAATGGTTTTGACGTTATGGGTTTTGCGGGGCTATACACTAAAACAGCCAGACAATGTAAGATTCCTGAAAATGTTCTTACAACTGCTAGAGACCTTGAAATGCTTAGCAATGGAGCCAACAAGTATATTAAATTTACAATGGTTAAGGGAATAAAGGATATTTTAAGTAGTTGGGAAAGTAAAGAAAATACAGTTCAAACGAAGTTGGAAACTGCTAAGCAAGAAAAACAGAGCACCACTGAATTAGAAAAGGAATTACAGGTAGTTAAAACAACAAAAATTACGCTTACAGAAATATATAACCGCGCAAAATAA
- a CDS encoding 3'-5' exonuclease, which produces MTKTDIEKILFLDIETVPLVYNYSELNESARDLWDKKWQYNKEVPPEQQYAKAGIYAEFARVVCIGLGFYNNKKFRVKTIASENEMEILTQFADLLKQHFNSSSHLLCAHNGKEFDFPFLCRRFLINNLPLPKTLQLQGLKPWNVNHIDTMDLWKFGDLKNFSSLNLLAHVLGIPSPKDDMDGSQVAKTYYEDKDLSKIEKYCMKDVITLARVYNRFIGSGNLNDDDIIFA; this is translated from the coding sequence ATGACAAAAACAGACATAGAGAAAATTCTTTTTCTTGATATTGAAACGGTTCCTTTAGTTTACAATTACAGCGAGCTCAACGAAAGTGCACGCGATCTTTGGGATAAAAAATGGCAATACAATAAAGAAGTTCCACCCGAACAACAATATGCTAAGGCTGGTATTTATGCTGAGTTTGCTAGAGTAGTCTGCATAGGCTTAGGTTTTTATAACAACAAAAAATTTCGCGTGAAAACTATTGCTTCAGAAAACGAAATGGAGATTTTAACTCAATTTGCTGACCTTTTAAAACAGCATTTTAACTCTTCTAGTCATTTATTGTGCGCGCATAATGGAAAGGAATTTGATTTTCCGTTTTTATGTAGAAGATTTCTGATAAATAATTTACCCCTACCTAAAACACTCCAATTACAAGGCTTAAAACCCTGGAATGTAAACCATATTGACACTATGGATTTATGGAAGTTTGGGGATTTAAAAAATTTCAGTTCTCTAAATTTGTTAGCACATGTGTTGGGAATTCCTTCACCTAAAGATGATATGGATGGTAGTCAAGTTGCTAAAACATATTATGAAGATAAAGATCTAAGTAAAATAGAAAAATACTGTATGAAAGACGTTATTACGTTAGCCCGTGTATACAACCGCTTCATTGGTTCTGGAAATTTAAACGACGATGACATTATTTTTGCGTAA